Proteins from a genomic interval of Granulicella sp. L56:
- a CDS encoding S9 family peptidase codes for MTESIITPPTARQEPTPTTLHGHTLEDNYRWMRDKDSPEVITHLQAENQYTLSVMAPTTELQTRLYAEMLSHIKETDESVPYRHRGWFYYTRTVEGSQYPIHCRKLATSPTFDPTQPEEILLDVNQLAEGQPFMSLGGMSVSPDGTKLAYSTDNTGFRQYTLHIRDLKIGNDLSDTAERVGSLVWAADSHTLFYTTEDEVTKRQDKLYRHRLGDVTEDDALVYEEKDERFNLGVGKTRDGKYLLMESGSHTTNECSYLPADTPGGVFLVIAPRVDEQEYYVDHRNGLFYIRTNDTGKNFRVVTIPVDGGGRESWAELIPEDKNAPLEDFDVFDSFCVSSSRELGLTTIEVIRFTPDNKLGTAEKISFPEPAYTAQSHINREFVTNAFRYSYQSLVSPASVYDYDLASGTSTLLKQQEVPGGFDSTRYASERVWITAEDGVKVPISLVYRRDAFQRDGTSPLYIYGYGSYGYPLPIGFSPSRLSLLDRGVVMAYAHIRGGGEMGDQWHDAGKMMAKRNTFTDFIAVTEQLVAQGYGAKDRVAIEGGSAGGLLMGAVVNQRPDLFHVVLSHVPFVDVMNTMLDASLPLTVAEYEEWGNPNESEAFAYMSSYSPYDNLKAADYPAMLVKTSLNDSQVMYWEPAKYVAKLRTLKTNDAPLLLHINMDAGHGGASGRYDYLKEIAFDYAFLLTQLGVEK; via the coding sequence ATGACCGAAAGCATCATCACGCCGCCGACTGCCCGCCAGGAACCAACGCCTACAACGCTGCACGGCCATACGCTCGAAGACAATTACCGCTGGATGCGCGACAAAGACTCACCAGAAGTAATCACTCACCTTCAAGCGGAGAACCAATATACGCTCTCCGTCATGGCGCCTACTACGGAGTTGCAGACGCGGTTATACGCCGAGATGCTCTCCCACATTAAGGAGACCGACGAGTCCGTTCCCTACCGTCATCGCGGCTGGTTCTACTACACGCGCACCGTCGAAGGCAGCCAGTACCCCATCCACTGCCGCAAGCTCGCCACGTCGCCGACCTTCGACCCCACGCAGCCCGAAGAGATCCTGCTCGACGTCAACCAGCTCGCCGAAGGCCAGCCCTTCATGTCGCTCGGCGGCATGAGCGTCAGCCCCGACGGCACGAAGCTCGCCTACTCCACCGACAACACCGGCTTCCGCCAGTACACCCTGCACATCCGCGACCTCAAAATCGGCAACGACCTCTCCGACACCGCCGAGCGCGTCGGCTCGCTCGTCTGGGCCGCCGACTCGCACACGCTCTTCTACACCACCGAGGACGAGGTCACTAAGCGCCAAGATAAGCTCTACCGTCACCGCCTTGGAGACGTAACCGAAGACGACGCCCTCGTCTATGAAGAGAAGGACGAGCGCTTCAACCTCGGCGTCGGCAAGACCCGCGACGGCAAATACCTGCTCATGGAATCCGGCAGCCACACCACCAACGAGTGCAGCTACCTCCCCGCCGACACTCCCGGCGGCGTCTTCCTCGTCATCGCTCCCCGCGTCGATGAGCAGGAGTACTACGTCGACCACCGCAACGGCCTCTTCTACATCCGCACCAACGACACCGGCAAAAACTTCCGCGTCGTCACCATCCCCGTCGACGGCGGAGGCCGCGAATCATGGGCCGAGCTGATCCCCGAAGACAAGAATGCACCGCTTGAAGATTTCGATGTATTCGACTCATTCTGCGTAAGTTCAAGCAGAGAGCTTGGCCTCACCACCATAGAGGTCATCCGCTTCACCCCAGACAACAAACTAGGCACCGCAGAAAAGATCAGCTTCCCCGAGCCCGCCTACACCGCTCAGTCTCACATCAACCGCGAGTTCGTCACCAACGCCTTCCGCTACAGCTACCAGTCGCTGGTCTCCCCCGCCTCCGTCTACGACTACGACCTCGCCTCCGGCACCTCCACCCTGCTCAAACAGCAGGAGGTTCCCGGCGGCTTCGACTCCACCCGCTACGCCTCCGAGCGCGTCTGGATTACGGCAGAGGACGGCGTCAAGGTTCCCATCTCCCTCGTCTACCGCCGCGACGCCTTCCAACGCGACGGCACCAGCCCCCTCTATATCTACGGCTACGGCTCCTACGGCTATCCCTTGCCCATCGGCTTCAGCCCCTCGCGCCTCTCGCTCCTCGATCGCGGAGTCGTCATGGCCTACGCCCACATCCGCGGCGGCGGCGAGATGGGCGACCAGTGGCACGACGCCGGAAAGATGATGGCCAAGCGCAACACCTTCACCGACTTCATCGCCGTAACCGAGCAACTCGTCGCTCAGGGCTACGGGGCCAAAGACCGCGTCGCCATCGAGGGCGGCAGCGCAGGCGGCCTGCTCATGGGAGCCGTCGTCAACCAGCGCCCCGACCTCTTCCACGTCGTCCTCTCGCACGTTCCCTTCGTCGACGTGATGAACACCATGCTCGACGCCAGCCTGCCCCTCACTGTCGCCGAATACGAGGAATGGGGAAACCCCAATGAATCAGAGGCCTTTGCCTACATGAGCAGCTACTCTCCATACGACAATCTGAAGGCTGCGGACTACCCGGCGATGCTCGTCAAAACCAGCCTGAACGACTCGCAGGTCATGTACTGGGAGCCGGCAAAGTATGTGGCCAAATTACGAACGTTGAAGACCAACGACGCGCCGTTGCTGCTGCATATCAACATGGATGCGGGACATGGGGGAGCGTCGGGGCGGTACGACTACCTCAAGGAGATTGCCTTCGACTATGCGTTTCTGCTCACGCAGCTTGGGGTGGAAAAATAG